One Streptomyces sp. RPA4-2 genomic window carries:
- a CDS encoding HNH endonuclease family protein — protein sequence MRYSGGGRRVLLASAAVVAAGIVVAGCKDIAPPPADGGPSGSAVPTAGNSRAVNPLDNPDGTKPGMAVITATADKAKARSLIGKVATKGRGPKTGYKRDEFGYAWMDSAPGGIPFAHNGCDSRNDLLKRDGEKARFRAGSDCIVTSMTLHDPYTGKTIEWAKSRATTVQIDHVMPLSYDWQMGASHWTKGKREDIANDPLNLIPVDGPTNGAKSDSGPATWLPPNKQIRCSYVVRFAQVSLKYDLPVTAADKRMMLQQCGG from the coding sequence CCGGCTGCAAGGACATCGCTCCACCGCCCGCGGACGGCGGACCCTCCGGCTCCGCCGTCCCGACCGCCGGCAACAGCCGGGCCGTGAACCCGCTGGACAATCCGGACGGCACGAAGCCGGGGATGGCGGTGATCACTGCCACCGCGGACAAGGCGAAGGCACGGTCGCTGATCGGGAAAGTGGCGACGAAGGGGCGCGGGCCGAAGACGGGATACAAGAGGGACGAGTTCGGCTACGCCTGGATGGACTCGGCTCCAGGCGGCATCCCCTTCGCCCACAACGGCTGCGACTCGCGAAACGATCTCCTGAAACGCGATGGTGAGAAGGCCCGCTTCCGGGCCGGCTCCGACTGCATCGTCACCTCCATGACGCTGCACGACCCGTACACCGGGAAGACGATCGAGTGGGCCAAGTCCCGTGCGACGACGGTCCAGATCGACCACGTCATGCCGTTGTCCTACGACTGGCAGATGGGCGCCTCGCACTGGACGAAGGGCAAGCGGGAGGACATCGCCAATGACCCGCTCAACCTGATCCCGGTGGACGGACCGACCAACGGCGCGAAGAGCGACTCGGGGCCCGCGACCTGGCTGCCCCCGAACAAGCAGATCCGCTGCTCCTACGTGGTGCGCTTCGCCCAGGTGTCACTGAAGTACGACCTTCCGGTGACGGCCGCGGACAAGCGGATGATGCTGCAGCAGTGCGGCGGCTGA